The following coding sequences lie in one Ictalurus furcatus strain D&B chromosome 7, Billie_1.0, whole genome shotgun sequence genomic window:
- the LOC128610542 gene encoding C-C motif chemokine 3-like, protein MSSGSLLLVLLVLGCLQSFTEAQSALTPEQCCFKFQTKIIPQRLIKGYKETRLDCTKAGIVFTLNNGRRVCADPGDLWVKNHMKKIDLRFFSEPIQPQKKR, encoded by the exons ATGTCCTCCGGTTCTCTCCTGCTGGTTCTGCTGGTTCTCGGCTGCCTTCAGTCCTTCACAGAGGCCCAGA GTGCATTAACACCAGAACAATGCTGTTTCAAATTCCAGACGAAAATAATCCCTCAACGACTGATTAAGGGGTATAAAGAAACTCGGCTTGACTGTACAAAAGCTGGAATCGT TTTTACCCTAAACAATGGTCGTCGTGTGTGTGCAGACCCTGGAGATCTGTGGGTGAAGAATCACATGAAGAAAATTGACCTGCGCTTTTTTTCAGAGCCGATCCAACCTCAAAAGAAACGTTAA
- the LOC128610541 gene encoding C-C motif chemokine 4 homolog, whose translation MSSGSLLLVLLVLGCVQSFTEAQNQNTPEQCCFKFQTNKIPLRVIKGYKDTESDCTKAGIVFILNNGRRVCADPGDLWVKNHMKKIDLRFFAEPIQHQKKR comes from the exons ATGTCCTCCGGTTCTCTCCTGCTGGTTCTGCTGGTTCTGGGCTGCGTTCAGTCCTTCACAGAGGCCCAGA ATCAAAATACACCAGAACAATGCTGTTTCAAATTCCAGACGAATAAAATCCCTCTACGAGTGATTAAGGGGTATAAAGACACAGAGAGTGACTGTACAAAAGCTGGAATCGT TTTTATCCTAAACAATGGTCGTCGTGTGTGTGCAGACCCTGGAGATCTGTGGGTGAAGAATCACATGAAGAAAATTGACCTGCGCTTTTTTGCAGAGCCGATCCAACATCAAAAGAAACGTTAA